The following nucleotide sequence is from Syntrophorhabdaceae bacterium.
CAGAAAACCGTACATTACATACCCGGTAGCACCGATGTCATAGGTTGCCAGCTTGATAATATCCGGGGCCTTTACCTTTGAAGGCTGTGCCGGAGATTTGCCTTGCGCCTGTGTCATACAAGGAAACAATAGGACTACCGACAGGATCACTGAAACAAACAACAAACCAAACATTCTTGTGTGCCCAGTCATAAACATACTTTTCCGTTTCATAATACCCTCCTTTTTTTGTTTTTCCGGTGTCATACACCGGCTACTCAGGTGACTCTTTTTCATCTCTAAAATATACCCTTAAACTTCGTCATTACCCTTTCTTTTATTTCAGGAGAAGATATACTTATTGGCGGGAAACTATTCTTCCAATGATATGGTCTGCACGCGTTGATGAATACCTTTGCTGTAGTATAATCCCCGCTTTCCCTCTTTTCGGGAGGAAGTATCGGGTCCAGGGGGCTCGAAAGAAAACCAGGCATAATATGAATCGCCGTCTCAGGGTCCGACCTTGTACATACCGCCCATAATACCTCATCCAGGTTAGAAGGATCGACATCGTCATCTACGGTAATAATATACCTTCCGGTACATGCACCCTCCACGAGGAGGGCCCCCACTGCGGTGGCGACCTGTCTCGCATGCCCCAGGAACTTCTGCTGCAGTGAGATCACGCATATTATCCTGTTCCCCGGGCCGTGCACATATATACCTTTTATCCCCTGTAAGCCAAGTTTTTCAATGTCGGTCCACAACTTGATGGCATTATGGAGAGGGACAGGATACACGTTTATTGACGATATGACGGCAGGCTGCCCCAGGATTATGGGATCATTTCTAAAATAGATCCTTTTGATGTGGACTACAGGTTCATTCCTTTTCCCCGACGCATAATATCCTGTCCATTCTCCGAAGGGACCTTCCGGCCTGCCATCCTTATCCGGCGGGGGAGAAAAACCCTCAATGACAATTTCCGCATTCGCGGGTATTGGTAACCCGGTTTCTTTACCGATAATAACATCTACAGGCTTATTCTGCATATAACCAACAAAATCCAGTTCCGGAACACCCCATGGCAAACCCAATGTTGCACAGCCAAAGATTAATGGTTGCTGGCCAAAGCACATAACTACCGGGCAATCCATCCCCTGGGCCCAATATTTTTCTCTCATTATTAAGGCATGCTTCCCTGGTGAAGTATAAAACGAAACCGTTTCCTTGTCATGGATCATGACGCGGTAGGTTCCGACATTGACCCACCCTTCATTGAGATCCCTCGTGATGGTTGTAACCCCCGTTCCGATATATCTTCCCCCATCGAGTTCATGCCATTTTGGTGCAGGAAATCTCAATACATCTATGTCCTTACCTTCCAGGATATTTTCCAGGATTGGGCCGCTGTCGACAACCCTGGGAGGTACGGGAACAAACCTTTTCAGCTTGTCCATCCAGTATCTTATTGCTTCAATATTACCCAGCTCCTCCGGCATACCGAAGGCTATTTTCTGGAAGGTGTCCCTGTAAAGAACGTTTGTTGCAATGCGATAACCCTGAGGGTAATCCTTGATCTTATCAAACAACAGGGCGGGCCCTTTTCTTTCAGCCATGATCTCGTTTAGGGCGCCTATTTCCAGGTTCCAGTCGGCCCCCTCAACGCGAGCCAGATGACCTTTTTCTTCAAGGATGTTTAGGAACATCCTTAGGTCTTGAGGTATATTACTATCTTTTTTCACCATAACCCTCCTGTTGTGTCATGATTTAACTGGCCAGCAATCTTTCTTGCTCACGTCTTGAGCGCGGTTCCATGTTGCCAGTTTATTCACCTTTTGCTAGACTTTATTATATCTACCGGTCGGTAAACAATTATTATACGGTATTAGAAATTTTGTCAAGCGGTTTTTATAAGCGGGGAGGACTGGGGCTATACCCGTTGATTATTGGATATTCTTTGATTGGTAATTAATAATGTTCGATTATCGTATCTACCCGTACAGCACACTGACTGGCTCATATTTCGTACCCTGGATGGCAGGGTAGATACCTGCCAGAATGCCCACCGCTATACTGATGATGAGGGAAAGCAGGATATTCCCCAGATACAAAGCAAAGGGAAGTTTACTGAAATAACTGACAATCATGGTGATGATAAACCCCACAGCCACACCCAAAGCTCCTCCGACCAGCGCTACAATAACCGACTCCGTGAGGAACTGAAATATTATATCCCTTTTTTTGGAACCCACAACCCTTCTTATCCCTATCTCTAGCTTTCTCTCGGATATGGAAAGGAGCATAATGGCAAATATGCCGAGTCCTCCTATTAAAAAAGAAACAGTCGAGGCTATTATTGTCAGAACCGATACAAGGCGGATGCCCTGTTCCTGCGTTTTGACAACATCATCCATGGTGAAAATCGAAAAATCGTCCTTTTGCTCCGGTTTCATATTATGTATTTTCCGTATGAATGTCCTCAGTTTCTGTTTCATCTGCGGGAGGTCAACACCGGCCTTCACCTTAAGATAAGCGCCTTTTATATAGTCGACATTGCTGTAACGTCTCATCAATGTGTTTAAAGGCATATAGACCTGCAAATCCTGATCCTGTCCAGTCAGATCTGTCCCTTTTTCATCCATAACGCCTATAATCTGCGTGGGCACCCTGGATATAAGGATATATTTGCCTATCGGGTTGCCTGATTGAAAAAAATTATCAAATACTTTATATCCAACAACAGCCTTTTTTTCTGCATTAAGATTTTCAGCGTTTGTAAAATACCTGCCCATCACAAGTTCCAAGTTCCTTATTTTGAATATTGTATCGGTGGCCCCCGTGATGCTCACCGTAATCTTTTTGTCTTCGTAACCGGCAGGATACGAAATGTCAAAAAACGGCACAGCCTCTACAACATCTGAAAGTGAGTCTTTGATTCTATTTACATCTTCAAGTTTCAGGGTCTTCGATTCGCCGAACTGGTGCGTGCCTCTACCACCCACATGTACAATCCCTGTCCGCAGAACAATCAAATCTTTCCCGAATTTATCGATTTCATTTTCAATCTGTTTTTTCAAACCATCACTAATATTGCCGAAGGCAACAAGGCTCATAACCGCAAAAAGGATGCCAAGCAGTGCAAGCCCCATCCTGGCCTTATGTATAACAAGATTTTGAAAGGCTATCCTGAGATAAAGTCTGAATGAGTATATCATCCCCTTATTGCCTCTATCGGTTCAATCCTGCTCGCACGTAACGCCGGCTTGAGACCGGAAAGCAAACCGGTAAGAAAGCTGAAGAGAAGGGCAAAGACAACAACCTTATAGGAAAATAACATGGGAATATCAAAGAGCTTTTCAAAGGTCCCGCCAAGTGCCACGCTCAACAGGATGCCTGCTATTCCACCGATGAACGTTATAATTATCGATTCAAAGAGAAAAGAAAACAGAATTCCCCTTCTTGTCGCCCCGTAAGCCCTTCTGATGCCGATATCTTTGCGTCGTTCCTGTATGGTCAGATAAAAGAGGTTTGCAAGGACAAAACCGCTTACAACAAGCGCCACTATTGCTGCTATACCCAGGAAAAGGAAAAGCTGACCCGAGATCACCGTAACAAATTTCATTATGTCTTTAGAGCTCCTTATTGTAAAATCGTCCTCTGCTGTCCCTCGAAGACCATGATTGCTTCTCAGTACCGTTCTCATGTCTTCAACGGTCTTGTCGATATCCCTGTCAGTCTTGAGCCTCATCATGCCCAGATATCGTTTTTCATTGGCAATCCTGCTCATTACTGTTGTCAAGGGCATGACTACCCTGTCGTCAATATTGGGGCCACCCACGGCGCCCCCTTTTTCTTGAAGCACTCCTATAACCTTTGTCGGAAGTTTGCCTACAAGTATTGTCTTCCCAATCGCATCTTCACCCTTGAACAGTTCGTCATACACCTTTGCACCGATAATACACACTGCCTCTGCATTGTCATAGTCATAGGTTACAAATGGCGTGCCCGCCTGAAAACCCCATGAAAAGGATTCAAAGTAGTTCGTGGTAGAACCTACTACCTGGGTTTGCCATTTTTCCCCTTTATACTTCATCATGACATTCCTTACCTGATAAACCTTCATCAGATCATAGATCCCTTCTATCCTGTAAAGCGAATCTGCATCCCGGAAGGTTAAACTATTGATTCTCACCCTTGCTGCCCGCTGCCTCTCCCCGCCGCCAAAAACCATGATGGAGTCCGGACCGAGCACTTCAAAAATATCATGTGCTTTCTTGTTGGCCCCGTCAATCGTGGTAATAATGATGCAGATGGAAAGTATGCCCAATGCAACACCGGAAAAAGAAAATATCACCCTCCCCCGGTAATAATAGAGTATCTTAAGGATTTCTTCGAGAAATTCTCTAAGTTGCAGTATCTTGAGAGATAGCCCCATCCTCAATCCTTATCAGCCTCTTGCC
It contains:
- a CDS encoding ABC transporter permease encodes the protein MGLSLKILQLREFLEEILKILYYYRGRVIFSFSGVALGILSICIIITTIDGANKKAHDIFEVLGPDSIMVFGGGERQRAARVRINSLTFRDADSLYRIEGIYDLMKVYQVRNVMMKYKGEKWQTQVVGSTTNYFESFSWGFQAGTPFVTYDYDNAEAVCIIGAKVYDELFKGEDAIGKTILVGKLPTKVIGVLQEKGGAVGGPNIDDRVVMPLTTVMSRIANEKRYLGMMRLKTDRDIDKTVEDMRTVLRSNHGLRGTAEDDFTIRSSKDIMKFVTVISGQLFLFLGIAAIVALVVSGFVLANLFYLTIQERRKDIGIRRAYGATRRGILFSFLFESIIITFIGGIAGILLSVALGGTFEKLFDIPMLFSYKVVVFALLFSFLTGLLSGLKPALRASRIEPIEAIRG
- a CDS encoding UbiD family decarboxylase, encoding MVKKDSNIPQDLRMFLNILEEKGHLARVEGADWNLEIGALNEIMAERKGPALLFDKIKDYPQGYRIATNVLYRDTFQKIAFGMPEELGNIEAIRYWMDKLKRFVPVPPRVVDSGPILENILEGKDIDVLRFPAPKWHELDGGRYIGTGVTTITRDLNEGWVNVGTYRVMIHDKETVSFYTSPGKHALIMREKYWAQGMDCPVVMCFGQQPLIFGCATLGLPWGVPELDFVGYMQNKPVDVIIGKETGLPIPANAEIVIEGFSPPPDKDGRPEGPFGEWTGYYASGKRNEPVVHIKRIYFRNDPIILGQPAVISSINVYPVPLHNAIKLWTDIEKLGLQGIKGIYVHGPGNRIICVISLQQKFLGHARQVATAVGALLVEGACTGRYIITVDDDVDPSNLDEVLWAVCTRSDPETAIHIMPGFLSSPLDPILPPEKRESGDYTTAKVFINACRPYHWKNSFPPISISSPEIKERVMTKFKGIF
- a CDS encoding ABC transporter permease gives rise to the protein MIYSFRLYLRIAFQNLVIHKARMGLALLGILFAVMSLVAFGNISDGLKKQIENEIDKFGKDLIVLRTGIVHVGGRGTHQFGESKTLKLEDVNRIKDSLSDVVEAVPFFDISYPAGYEDKKITVSITGATDTIFKIRNLELVMGRYFTNAENLNAEKKAVVGYKVFDNFFQSGNPIGKYILISRVPTQIIGVMDEKGTDLTGQDQDLQVYMPLNTLMRRYSNVDYIKGAYLKVKAGVDLPQMKQKLRTFIRKIHNMKPEQKDDFSIFTMDDVVKTQEQGIRLVSVLTIIASTVSFLIGGLGIFAIMLLSISERKLEIGIRRVVGSKKRDIIFQFLTESVIVALVGGALGVAVGFIITMIVSYFSKLPFALYLGNILLSLIISIAVGILAGIYPAIQGTKYEPVSVLYG